In a genomic window of Carettochelys insculpta isolate YL-2023 chromosome 19, ASM3395843v1, whole genome shotgun sequence:
- the TIMM22 gene encoding mitochondrial import inner membrane translocase subunit Tim22 codes for MAAASSPGASVAAGPGPEPPGPAPLQYSLLLAHLVGERRGPRQARALDPAALGGIPAPPKSDEQKLIEGVMESCGFKAALACVGGFVLGGAFGVFTAGIDTNVGFDPKDPYRTPTAKEVLKDMGQRGMSYAKNFAIVGAMFSCTECIVESYRGKSDWKNSVLSGCITGGAIGFRAGLKAGAIGCGGFAAFSAVIDYYLR; via the exons ATGGCGGCGGCCTCCTCCCCCGGAGCGAGCGTGGCCGCCGGCCCCGGGCCTGAGCCGCCCGGGCCAGCGCCTCTGCAGTACAGCCTCCTGCTGGCGCACCTGGTGGGGGAGCGGCGGGGGCCGCGCCAGGCCCGGGCCCTGGACCCCGCCGCGCTGGGGGGCATCCCGGCCCCGCCCAAGAGCGACGAGCAGAAGCTGATCGAGGGGGTCATGGAGAGCTGCGGGTTCAAGGCGGCGCTGGCCTGCGTGGGAg GGTTTGTTTTGGGAGGAGCATTTGGTGTGTTCACGGCAGGCATCGATACCAATGTAGGGTTTGATCCCAAGGATCCCTATCGTACACCAACCgcaaaagaagtccttaaagatatGGGCCAACGAGGGATGTCCTATGCCAAAAACTTTGCCATTGTGGGTGCTATGTTCTCCTGTACAGAATGCATAGTAGAGTCT TATCGTGGAAAATCTGACTGGAAGAACAGCGTTCTTAGTGGGTGCATCACTGGAGGAGCCATTGGCTTCAGAG CTGGTTTAAAAGCAGGGGCCATTGGCTGTGGCGGCTTTGCTGCATTCTCTGCGGTGATTGATTATTACTTACGGTAA
- the ABR gene encoding active breakpoint cluster region-related protein isoform X7 gives MTAVLVQPDCQLSSVGERREEPGGRRPPNTGARLWGRVRSKLLGQKLDPQAVPTKNWHVDVIEMNGIKVEFSMKFTSRDMSLKRTPSKKQTGVFGVKISVVTKRERSKVPYIVRQCVEEVEKRGIEEVGIYRISGVATDIQALKAAFDANNKDILVMLSDMDINAIAGTLKLYFRELPEPLLTDRLYPAFMEGIALSDPAAKENCMMHLLRSLPDPNLITFLFLLEHLKRVAEKEPINKMSLHNLATVFGPTLLRPSEVESKGHLTLASDIWSHDVMAQVQVLLYYLQHPPISFAELKRNTLYFSTDV, from the exons ATGACGGCCGTCTTGGTGCAGCCGGACTGCCAGCTGAGCTCGGTGGGCGAGCGCCGGGAGGAGCCTGGGGGCAGGCGGCCCCCCAACACAGGAGCCCGGCTCTGGGGCCGTGTGCGCAGCAAGCTGCTCGGGCAGAAG CTGGACCCGCAGGCCGTGCCGACCAAGAACTGGCATGTGGACGTGATTGAGATGAACGGG ATCAAGGTGGAGTTCTCCATGAAGTTCACGAGCCGGGACATGAGCCTGAAGAGAACTCCCTCCAAAAAGCAGACGGGCGTCTTCGGTGTGAAAATCAGCGTTGTGACCAA GCGGGAGCGCTCTAAGGTGCCCTACATCGTGCGGCAGTGCGTGGAGGAGGTGGAGAAGAGAGGCATCGAGGAGGTTGGCATTTACCGCATTTCGGGGGTGGCCACGGACATCCAGGCGCTGAAGGCAGCCTTCGACGCGA ATAACAAGGACATCTTGGTGATGCTGAGCGACATGGACATCAACGCCATCGCGGGCACCCTGAAACTGTACTTCCGCGAGCTCCCCGAGCCCCTCCTCACAGACCGGCTGTACCCTGCTTTCATGGAGGGGATAG CACTCTCCGATCCCGCCGCCAAGGAGAACTGCATGATGCACCTTCTCCGGTCGCTGCCCGACCCCAACCTCATCACCTTTCTCTTCCTGCTGGAACACTTGAAGCG GGTTGCTGAAAAGGAGCCCATCAACAAAATGTCCCTCCACAACCTGGCCACGGTCTTCGGCCCCACGCTGCTGAGACCCTCCgaggtggagagcaaagggcaccTCACCTTGGCCTCCGACATCTGGTCCCACGACGTGATGGCGCAG GTCCAGGTCCTCCTCTACTACCTGCAGCACCCGCCCATCTCCTTCGCTGAGCTGAAACGCAACACACTCTACTTCTCCACGGACGTGTAG